A region of Clarias gariepinus isolate MV-2021 ecotype Netherlands chromosome 25, CGAR_prim_01v2, whole genome shotgun sequence DNA encodes the following proteins:
- the si:ch211-178n15.1 gene encoding uncharacterized protein si:ch211-178n15.1: MHSEKAAKGERALHPAQDYCHRCLQHGPALTHHRQELSDFQYPSLEPSLRSHVWREDLSLPFPLDLETLEDRTGNHDFHDLQRRQVFLGPSPYPVSERCSPPCYLWRGVQIPRWDPWLPPSTCVFERSALAQPGQEVTDRRVPDRLGRHSDCGREWYYRELPRPLNGGPKLAKVRSQRYYREAQNVSEKQHFDRVSEDCRQNAHLPELEWDTRHKSGYNGHCEKRHVTFEGHDDGHDMDNNGPDSPIKNHCNGAKAFFSTEVPQSKFTVFKTSGSRLPVSQIHGGDTKLVQADRSEVTGNQSNHRKSQGTVREQIKQVVTELEDVLSGLKQVQMEMKEVVQQIDVLTSNIDLGEEEQRPLNGLPLEPAPQANRIGVVALVHNTNRSPQRDCARAAVISAPLSATKIHSNPSSRIHGLMTAESVDSSRMNHTSALEIQKTRSTANGDCVRARPPKAKVKDLQHLRNRTDHTQNPDPPYPLAPITLPKTQRPPPYPHNGLVKVPSKDSNVPKTPPYPGKQKQLTSTMV; the protein is encoded by the exons ATGCACTCAGAGAAGGCGGCAAAAGGAGAACGTGCACTCCATCCAGCCCAGGACTACTgtcaccgctgcctacaacacggacCAGCGTTAACACATCACAGACAGGAGCTCAGTGATTTCCAGTACCCATCTCTGGAGCCCAGTTTAAGGTCGCACGTGTGGAGGGAGGACTTGTCTCTGCCTTTTCCTCTTGATCTGGAAACACTTGAGGACAGGACGGGGAACCATGACTTTCATGACCTGCAGAGACGGCAGGTCTTCTTGGGGCCGAGTCCGTACCCTGTATCTGAGAGGTGTAGCCCTCCATGCTATTTGTGGAGGGGGGTTCAGATACCCAGATGGGACCCCTGGCTTCCCCCATCTACGTGTGTATTTGAGAGATCAGCGCTGGCACAGCCTGGGCAGGAGGTCACTGATAGGCGAGTGCCAGACAGGCTTGGCAGACATAGTGACTGTGGGAGGGAATGGTACTATCGTGAACTGCCACGCCCCCTCAATGGTGGCCCCAAGCTGGCAAAGGTCAGGAGCCAGCGGTACTACAGGGAAGCTCAGAATGTGTCAGAGAAGCAGCACTTTGATCGCGTAAGCGAGGACTGTCGCCAGAATGCGCATCTACCGGAGCTAGAGTGGGACACTAGACATAAATCTGGATATAATGGACACTGTGAAAAGAGACATGTTACTTTTGAGGGTCATGACGATGGACACGATATGGACAATAATGGACCAGACAGTCCCATCAAGAACCACTGTAATGGAGCTAAGGCGTTTTTTTCAACAGAGGTTCCCCAGAGCAAATTTACAGTCTTCAAGACATCAGGCTCTAGGCTGCCAGTGAGTCAAATCCATGGCGGAGACACCAAACTGGTTCAAGCAGACAGGTCAGAGGTGACGGGAAACCAGAGTAACCACAGGAAGAGCCAGGGAACAGTGCGCGAGCAGATCAAACAAGTGGTGACGGAGTTAGAGGATGTGCTCAGTGGTCTCAAACAGGTTCAAATGGAAATGAAAGAG GTGGTCCAACAGATTGATGTTCTGACTTCCAACATCGACTTGGGAGAGGAGGAGCAAAGACCATTAAATGGCCTGCCACTGGAACCCGCGCCCCAGGCCAACCGTATTGGAGTCGTGGCGCTTGTCCATAACACAAACAGATCACCACAAAGAGACTGCGCACGTGCTGCTGTGATTTCCGCTCCCCTTTCCGCTACAAAGATTCACTCGAACCCTTCCTCCCGCATTCATGGTCTGATGACTGCTGAGTCTGTAGACAGCAGCCGGATGAATCATACGTCTGCTCTGGAGATTCAAAAGACAAGGAGCACTGCCAATGGAGACTGTGTGCGAGCCAGACCTCCCAAAGCCAAAGTCAAAGATCTCCAGCATCTTAGGAACAGAACAGATCATACACAGAATCCTGACCCTCCATACCCCCTAGCACCGATTACCTTGCCTAAAACTCAGAGACCTCCACCGTACCCACACAACGGACTGGTCAAAGTACCTTCGAAGGATTCAAATGTCCCAAAGACGCCTCCTTACCCTGGAAAACAGAAGCAGCTAACCTCCACCATGGTGTAA